The Juglans microcarpa x Juglans regia isolate MS1-56 chromosome 2D, Jm3101_v1.0, whole genome shotgun sequence DNA window TCCTAAACGTTTTTGGAGTGATGGTGTTCTTACTGCGTGTCACCTTATTAACCGTATGCCTTCATCAGTCCTCGATGGTTCCTCTCCATTCTCCATCTTGTTCCCTTCGTCTCCAcctttttctctccctccaaaaatCTTTGGGTGTATTTGCTATGTTCATAACTTTGGCCCAGGCTTTGATAAGCTTGATCCACGTGCTACCAAGTGTTTCTTTGTTGGTTATTCCCGGACTCAAAAAGAATATCGCTGCTATAGTCCTGCTCTTAGACGTTACTTCACTAGTGCTGATGTCGCCTTCTTTGAGTCCATACCCTATTTCTCGACAACATCTTCAGTTGTTGAGTGTGATCCTCTACCATTACCTACTCTTACCCTTTCTCCTGCACACTCATCCACTTTTATCCAATCCTCCTCAGTTCCTTCCCTTGTTCCTTTACAGGTGTACTTGCGTTGCGTGCGGCCCCCAGCTCCCATGCCTCCACCAATCTTGTCTCTATCTTCAGATCCTGAGTTACCTAGTGCATCAGACTCTCCACCTATTGCTCTCCGAAAAGGTACTTGTTCTTGTGTTACTCAACATCCGATTGCCCAATATGTCTCCTGTCATGCCTTATCTCCATCTTTTTCATGCTTTACTTCTCAACTCTCAAAACTTTATGTTCCTAAGATAGTTCATGATGCTTTATCTGATTCGGAATGGAGGACaactatgaaaaatgaaatggatgcTCTTCACCATAATGGGACATGGGATCTTGTTCCTCTACCACCTGGTAAACACCTTGTTGGTTGTAGATGGGTATATACAATCAAATTTCATCCTGATGGGTCTGTTGAACGTCTGAAAGCccgcttagttgctaagggttaCACGCAAACTTATGGCATTGATTATGATGAGACTTTTTCCCCAGTTGCCAAAATTTCTTCTATTCGGGTATTGATCTCTCTTGCTGCTAACTTGGATTGGCTCTTATTTTAGTTGGATGTTAAAAATGCATTCCTACATGGCGACTTAAATGAGGAAGTGtatatggagcaaccacctGGGTTTGTTGTTCAGGGGGAGTATCGAGGTACTGTGTGCAAGTTAAAAAAGGCATTATATGGTTGAAACAATCTTCTCGAGCATGGTTTGGGAGGTTCTCTGATGCTGTATTAACATTTGGTCTTCATAGATGCCAAACAGACCACTCGGTATTTCACCTACACAGTGATGCAGGTCATATATTGTTGattgtatatgttgatgacattgtaATTACTGGGAGTGACTCAGCTGGAATTGCTAGGCTGAAGCAATTTTTACATGATCAGTTTCAGACAAAAGACTTGGGCAAACTTAGGTACTTTCTTGGAATTGAAGTCAGTAGATCTAAAAAAGGCATTAACCTATCTCAGAGAAAATATGTACTTGATCTTCTGGAAGAAACTGGCATGTTAGGTGCATGACCTATTGACACTCCTATGGACCCAAATCGTAAACTCTTGAAAGATGAAGGTGAGTTGTTTGGAGATCTAGGTCAGTATCAAAGACttgttgaaaaattaaattatcttactatCACTAGACCTGATATCTCTTATGCAGTGAGTGTAGTGAGCCAATTTCTACAAACGCCCAGGGTCTCACATTGGGATGCTGTAATCCATATTCTTCGTTATCTTGAGCGAGCTCCTGGCCTTGGACTATTGTATAGACCAAATGGACACCTTAGAATTGAAGCGTTttcagatgctgattgggctggatCTCCTTCAAATAGAAGATCGACTACTGGATATTGTACTTTTGTGGGAGGTAACTTGGTTacatggaagagtaagaagcaaacAATAGTAGCTTGGTCTAGTGCAGAAGCCGAATATAGAGCAATGGCTCACACTACTAGTGAGCTGACATGGTTGCAACACTTTcttcaagagattgggtttcTAGCTCCTGTCCCTCTTCAGATATTTTGTGATAACCAAGCTGTAGTGCATATTGCGTCTAATCCTGTATTCCATGAGAGGACTAAACACATTGAAATTGATTGTCACTTCATTCGGGATAAGATTCTAAGTGGTGACATTTCTACATCCTTTGTGAAGTCTGCTGATCAACTTGCAGATATGTTTATCAAACCATTGTGTTGTAGTCGGTTAAAGCTTATTTGTTCCAAGCtaggtttatatgatatatatgccctagcttgagggggagtgttagaggacatggttgtaattagTATAGTTTATGAGTATACAATGGTCATTTGTATGTAGTATGTATAGGATGTTGAATGTTAATGAAAATACgaattcattctctctctctctatgttcgACTACAGAAGCCATCAGAGGATAATAGCATACATTCGAAGTGGGAAAACTTCTCAGGTTTCCGGCACCTCTCTTGTTCCTGTCTAATTATTATTGCAGTCTGGCTGATCAAAAACAATTATTGCAATCGGGCCCTGCAACTTAGGCCttgttcactttcacaaaacttttgatttcatctcatctcatctaatcattacaattttctcaaaataaaataaacaattcaactttttcaaatctcaaaacaaaaataatattaaaaaaatatattctaacaatagtttattcaacttttaacttttatctcaactcatctcatctcatttgcaaaaacaaactAGGCCTTAATTCAGAAGAACTTTAATAAAGTTTTCATGTTGAACTTTGATTATCTGATCCATGATTGACCCAATTAATGAGATTTCTTGGAACTCATCTACGCCCACAAATGCTCTTTGATCATTAAATTTCCATCTCATCACAAACTCTAAGTTTTGATCCTGGTAGTTCGAATTCTTAGCTTTGTAAGGTTTTTGGGCtagtttattaatatattttattctgtCAAATCTTTGAAAGTTAAAGCATGCTTTTGGGCTTTGATACTCTGAAAATGCCCGAGCATTAAAGAAGCTTCTATGTTTCCTTGGAGATTCAGTGTATGTCCTTAATTTTGGAATTTGTTTTAGCACAGATCTGGAAAAGATGATCCACAAGCTTCTTTAGATGGAGTTGATCGTGTAACAGATACAGTTTCTAAATTAGACATAAGTGCTGATGTAGATTCTAAAGCTCGACCAACTGAAGAGCATCGATCTGTGTCAGTCATTTCGGAATGTAAGTGTGGAATGCCTTTATGCATTTGTGAAGCTCCAGGCCCCCCGGCTGATGCACTCCCTCTGCAGGTATGATTACTTTTGATCTTTAGATGAATCTCATATATTGTCCATGCACCTAACAGATTTGATTCTCGTTTGTGGCAGAGGAAAAGTGCGTCAAACATTACTCCTCAAACTAATCCAAAACCAAAGAAGGTGGACACCATTCCAAGGAATAGAGGTGCCACTTCTAGCAACAAGTTGAGGTATGTTGCCTTCAGGGTTTAAATATCAAATCTCTTTTCTTCCCAATCCACTACACTTTTAAACCTTGGTTTTGCTTATGAATATCTGTTAGTTGTGTGAAATATATTGTTGCAGTTTTTTCTCTGTAATCTAGGGGACTTGAAACCATTCTAGCCGCTATTATTTTATTCTGGCTGACCTGATTAAAACCTAATTtcaattcagaaaaaaattggatttaTCATCATACAATGAAGATCAATCTGATGTTAATTGTTCTCTCAGCTGGATGGTGCTTCATGTACTCAGTATATTTTTGTTTCCGATTTCTGAAGGATTCAATTTTTCCTGTTACGTTTCTGTTCGGCATGGGTGGAAGTCTGTTGtattcaattcaattttctgTACATGTAAAGATCATAATATAGCTTATGCCTTTCAAGTTCCATCAAGCATTTATTGTATGCTCTTATTTACGAAGTATATAACTCCATTTCCTGTAAGTTTGACAATGCAATTATGTATTTGATCATGCTGGATAATAATTATTGACTTTCAAAACTGTCATTTTGCTCTCTTGAACTGTATATCTTTATTAATTGATAGTTCTTTTGCAGTTCTGTTTTCAATCTGGGTCAAGTGACCAATGGTAATCTGAATGAACCTCAGATGGATTATGAACCCAATGGGGAGGTATATATTCTGGATTATCTATTAATCCAAATGTGGAGAATTATTTTAGTTGCTGTGGATTATTTACTTATTGAGCACAATGTTGTTCTTAGGGTTTAAGAGAAGCTATAAAGAATGGTGACACTGCTGCCGTAAAGAAACTTCTGAGCGAGGTATTCCACATTTTAATGCAACAGTAAACTTTGAAAATCAGTTTATGCTTTGCCAAATTTGTAGGGTGTGGATGCAAATTACCGCGACAAGCAAGGATTGTCTTTGCTACATTTGgtactgatctctctctctctctctctctctcacccacaCCCACTCACAGggatatgtaatttttttttctttatttttgtgtcACTGGGATTTGTAATCAATTGTGAGTGAATAAGAGTTGatgcctttttttgttttttatgtgtTCCCTTGCTCAAAAAGCTTGATACTGATATCAGTAATTGGGTGTAGGCGGCACTCTTTAATCAAACCGACATAGCTTTCATCCTAATGGAGTGTGGAGCAAGCATGGATTACAAGAATGCACAGGGTAATTAATCCTTGGTCCACTTAGAATGGAACTTTGATTGACttgttagagcattggcaatggtctaGCCAAAGCCAAAGCCAAAATTTGCCTAAAATCACATGATATGCCTTTTGCCTTTGTCATTCAAGATataactccacattggattatccatctattagtcaaaataataataaaatattattttttaataataatatttttttatatatttttttttcaaattttgtaattatactaaccatatgttaattaataatttaatttttaattaaattattgtttgacaactattttttttcaacctaattttccaacaaacacattttgtcAACCCTGATAAAGATactttataatgataaaattgaacattaatttaatcaattttgtggtcaaattaaaaaaatatatatatgtatatatcaaaTAACAAACACAAGAAAACTTAAAATCCGACCTCAAGtaatcaaaaagtaaaaagttgcTTACAGATTAAATGTAAAACAATGGAGAATATCAAACTCTTGGGTTTGCACTGAAAATTGGACCACTTCCCtagattatttttcaataaaatatgtttttcgtTTGTGAACAGTGAATCACCAAATATGACTTTTGCAATAGATTTATTGTAGCTCATAGTCTTACTTGAAggcatttggctagtccaatgctAGTTCTCTTAGCTAGTAGAGTAGGACATGCTTGGTTACCAAAAATGTTcttgaaatatttgagaattttgggaatttgtttgagattaggttttggaaaaggagagggaaaattttgaataaaaatctttttaaaataagtattgtattggagtttgtgaaagttgatagataaagttgaaaaattgtttgaatataattttttaagattaatttttgttttggagtttgtaaaagttgtattaatttttaaccgAGGTGCTCCCCCAAGGTTTAAGGTTCAATttctcttgggtgcaaacaatctctaggggccatcggactgag harbors:
- the LOC121249808 gene encoding hepatocyte growth factor-regulated tyrosine kinase substrate isoform X1; amino-acid sequence: MSSEPPPFQEAARCDVCKCSFNTFRRRHHCRSCGRTLCSEHSSNQMALPQFGVHSFVRVCADCFNHSSRSGKDDPQASLDGVDRVTDTVSKLDISADVDSKARPTEEHRSVSVISECKCGMPLCICEAPGPPADALPLQRKSASNITPQTNPKPKKVDTIPRNRGATSSNKLSSVFNLGQVTNGNLNEPQMDYEPNGEGLREAIKNGDTAAVKKLLSEGVDANYRDKQGLSLLHLAALFNQTDIAFILMECGASMDYKNAQGETPLDCAPATLQYKMRKKMEEGEAPHKHI
- the LOC121249808 gene encoding hepatocyte growth factor-regulated tyrosine kinase substrate isoform X2 — encoded protein: MSSEPPPFQEAARCDVCKCSFNTFRRRHHCRSCGRTLCSEHSSNQMALPQFGVHSFVRVCADCFNHSSRSGKDDPQASLDGVDRVTDTVSKLDISADVDSKARPTEEHRSVSVISECKCGMPLCICEAPGPPADALPLQRKSASNITPQTNPKPKKVDTIPRNRGATSSNKLSSVFNLGQVTNGNLNEPQMDYEPNGEGLREAIKNGDTAAVKKLLSEGVDANYRDKQGLSLLHLEKHHWIVLLPLCNTRCERRWKKVRLRISIFESFIQLIF